From the genome of Deinococcus aerius, one region includes:
- a CDS encoding RNHCP domain-containing protein has translation MTARRFTAQGTNNGFTCANCGAEVRPLQNGSVRNHCPACLHSLHVDIQPGDRASDCRGVMVPVGVEQSGKKGWVILHRCRKCGFTGRNKAALDDPAQPDSWDALVRLSSGSRDEPPITRGRADL, from the coding sequence GTGACGGCCCGCCGCTTCACCGCGCAGGGCACGAACAACGGCTTCACTTGTGCGAACTGCGGTGCCGAGGTGCGGCCTCTTCAGAACGGCTCGGTCCGCAATCACTGCCCGGCCTGCCTGCACTCGCTGCACGTGGATATTCAGCCCGGCGACCGCGCCAGCGACTGCCGCGGCGTGATGGTGCCCGTCGGCGTCGAGCAGAGCGGCAAGAAGGGCTGGGTGATCCTGCACCGCTGCCGCAAATGCGGCTTCACGGGCCGCAACAAGGCGGCGCTGGACGACCCCGCGCAGCCCGACAGTTGGGACGCCCTCGTGCGCCTGAGCAGCGGGTCACGGGACGAGCCGCCCATCACCAGGGGAAGGGCCGACCTGTAA
- a CDS encoding MBL fold metallo-hydrolase — translation MNGPQPIDLHFQEVPGVIAAHVLDTGDGLALVDVGPGSTLGALEAGLGDLGASLADVRHLLLTHIHLDHAGAAGTILERVPRARAYVHERGAAHLSRPERLLASAGQIYGDQMGRLWGEMRPIDVDRLKVLSGGEALRLGRTEVVPLYTPGHAVHHLAYHIGDDLFVGDVGGVRLDPRQTPRAPTPPPDIDLTAWRESVATLREADARTLRLAHFGAYPQEAAHWDRLLATMEEDAARVREGLEAGEGLEAITEEFTGALLDDLEREDPTLPDRFNFACPPWMSVQGLVRYWQRAAARGGA, via the coding sequence GTGAACGGCCCCCAGCCCATCGACCTCCATTTCCAGGAGGTGCCCGGCGTGATCGCCGCCCACGTCCTCGACACGGGGGACGGCCTCGCCCTCGTGGACGTGGGACCGGGCAGCACGTTGGGCGCGCTGGAGGCGGGCCTGGGCGACCTCGGCGCCTCGCTGGCCGACGTGCGCCACCTGCTCCTCACGCACATTCACCTCGACCACGCGGGGGCGGCGGGAACCATCCTGGAGCGGGTGCCCCGGGCCCGGGCCTACGTCCACGAGCGCGGCGCGGCGCACCTCTCGCGTCCCGAGCGGCTGCTGGCGAGCGCCGGGCAGATCTACGGCGACCAGATGGGGCGGCTGTGGGGCGAGATGCGGCCCATTGACGTGGACCGGTTGAAGGTCCTCTCGGGCGGCGAGGCGCTGCGCCTGGGCCGGACGGAGGTGGTGCCGCTGTACACGCCGGGTCATGCCGTCCACCACCTCGCCTACCACATCGGCGACGACCTCTTCGTGGGGGACGTGGGCGGTGTTCGCCTCGACCCGCGCCAGACGCCCCGCGCGCCCACCCCGCCGCCCGACATCGACCTCACGGCCTGGCGGGAGAGCGTCGCCACCCTCCGCGAGGCGGATGCCCGCACCCTCCGCCTCGCGCACTTCGGCGCCTACCCGCAGGAGGCCGCCCACTGGGACCGCCTGCTCGCCACGATGGAGGAGGACGCCGCCCGCGTCCGCGAGGGCCTGGAGGCCGGGGAGGGGCTGGAGGCGATCACGGAGGAGTTCACCGGGGCGTTGCTGGACGACCTGGAGCGGGAGGACCCCACCCTCCCCGACCGCTTCAACTTCGCCTGCCCGCCGTGGATGAGCGTGCAGGGCCTGGTGCGCTACTGGCAGCGGGCCGCCGCCCGGGGTGGGGCCTGA
- a CDS encoding phospholipase D-like domain-containing protein translates to MAAPRVPRPLAWALALLILFMGPSSDAGAGVFPAGFELGLRLPPPDRGALNGLGLNVCPPPEAPLDRLLYDRLTGEGAALSCGNRVEGFLHFPQADPAYSAQPRTPHGGFDELEAALGETRHDLLIANMIWDDGPDAPGAGVARAIAALRRDVAEYPGRHPDGLTVRILLGNSIRLGDLLDPTASAYSAARHLLAAGVPLTGDTVPGWRLELANYAYALPHSHVKLVVQDGERVLTGGFNISFFHLPAGAPGGHGLDLTDLGIWVRGPVARHAAAAFRDTWDLSRRLTCRAEPTPDTLRRECAFTSPTLPLPLAWSAPSPAVGEARVYPLYRRNGYAGADDAVTALFGAAQRSIDVMQSQVSGTLGCLGLLEEEGGCPPEWQLPVWRAAAAAIRERGVTLRLLLDYDPLLQAETLALLRGLKAELAPLGLQGHVQARWYGTAGGLHTKAALIDGQMLTVGSQNLHYSSFGPLGLAEYTLATSDPGTTSEYGRMFAFEWARAGTIRAPWWLPAGAP, encoded by the coding sequence ATGGCCGCCCCCCGCGTTCCCCGCCCGCTCGCCTGGGCCCTCGCCCTGCTGATCCTGTTCATGGGGCCGTCGTCCGACGCCGGGGCGGGGGTCTTCCCGGCGGGCTTCGAGCTGGGCCTCCGCCTGCCGCCCCCCGACCGGGGCGCCCTCAACGGCCTGGGCCTCAACGTCTGCCCGCCCCCGGAGGCGCCCCTCGACCGCCTGCTGTACGACCGCCTGACGGGAGAGGGCGCCGCCCTGAGCTGCGGCAACCGGGTAGAGGGCTTTCTGCACTTTCCGCAGGCGGACCCGGCCTACAGCGCGCAGCCGCGCACCCCCCACGGCGGCTTCGACGAGCTGGAGGCGGCGCTCGGGGAGACCCGGCACGACCTCCTGATCGCCAACATGATCTGGGACGACGGGCCGGATGCCCCCGGGGCGGGGGTCGCACGGGCCATCGCGGCGCTGCGCCGGGACGTGGCCGAGTACCCGGGGCGCCACCCGGACGGCCTGACCGTGCGCATCCTGCTGGGGAACTCCATCCGGCTGGGGGATCTCCTCGACCCCACCGCGAGCGCCTACTCCGCCGCCCGGCACCTGCTCGCGGCGGGGGTGCCGCTGACGGGGGACACGGTGCCCGGCTGGCGGCTGGAACTCGCCAACTACGCCTACGCGCTGCCCCACAGCCACGTCAAGCTCGTGGTGCAGGACGGCGAGCGGGTGCTGACGGGGGGTTTCAATATCAGCTTCTTCCACCTGCCCGCGGGCGCCCCCGGCGGGCACGGCCTGGACCTCACCGACCTGGGGATATGGGTGCGGGGGCCGGTCGCCCGGCACGCCGCCGCCGCTTTCCGGGACACCTGGGATCTGAGCCGCCGCCTGACCTGCCGGGCCGAGCCCACGCCGGACACCCTGCGCCGCGAGTGCGCCTTTACCTCGCCCACGCTGCCCCTTCCGCTGGCCTGGAGCGCCCCCTCTCCCGCTGTCGGCGAGGCCCGCGTCTACCCCCTCTACCGCCGGAACGGGTATGCCGGGGCGGACGACGCCGTGACCGCCCTCTTCGGCGCGGCGCAGAGGAGTATCGACGTGATGCAGTCGCAGGTCAGCGGCACCCTCGGCTGCCTGGGCCTGCTGGAGGAGGAGGGGGGTTGTCCCCCCGAGTGGCAACTCCCGGTGTGGCGGGCCGCCGCCGCCGCCATCCGCGAGCGGGGGGTCACCCTGCGGCTGCTCCTCGACTACGACCCCCTCCTTCAGGCGGAGACGCTGGCGCTGCTGCGGGGGTTGAAAGCCGAACTCGCGCCGCTGGGGCTGCAAGGGCACGTGCAGGCGCGCTGGTACGGCACGGCGGGCGGGCTGCACACCAAGGCCGCCCTGATCGACGGGCAGATGCTCACGGTGGGCAGCCAGAACCTCCACTACTCGTCCTTCGGGCCCCTGGGCCTGGCCGAGTACACCCTGGCGACGAGCGATCCCGGCACCACCTCGGAGTACGGGCGCATGTTCGCCTTCGAGTGGGCGCGGGCCGGGACGATCCGCGCGCCGTGGTGGTTGCCCGCGGGGGCGCCGTAA
- a CDS encoding substrate-binding periplasmic protein: protein MNRTSLSLLSLTAAALLLPTAGARTLAEIKASGTLRVATSGDVPPFTMLDGGRYRGYEPELLEAAAASLGLKVSYQAATPDQFVRLLQEDRVDVAFGAQGITSTRENRVDFTVPVACAGVSVVSFDPKLQKHTDLVGKTIAVGAGSIMHSFVQKLPFEKKVNVYATSGDVMYAVISRAVDATFAYTIMQPFVKRMFPKADMHFGPELWSVPIGMMLHEDNVTTRAALNEAMTRYMGTNGYAFLTQKYFRKDVRCKS, encoded by the coding sequence ATGAACCGGACCTCCCTCTCCCTGCTTTCCCTTACCGCCGCCGCCCTGCTGCTGCCCACGGCGGGCGCCCGCACCCTGGCCGAGATCAAGGCCAGCGGCACGCTGCGCGTGGCGACCTCGGGCGACGTGCCCCCCTTCACGATGCTCGACGGGGGGCGTTACCGCGGCTACGAGCCCGAGCTGCTGGAAGCGGCGGCGGCCAGCCTGGGGCTCAAGGTGAGCTACCAGGCCGCCACGCCCGACCAGTTCGTCCGCCTGCTTCAGGAAGACCGGGTGGACGTGGCCTTCGGCGCCCAGGGCATCACGAGCACGCGGGAGAACAGGGTGGACTTCACCGTGCCCGTCGCCTGCGCGGGCGTGTCGGTGGTGTCCTTCGATCCCAAGCTGCAAAAGCACACGGACCTGGTGGGCAAGACCATCGCCGTGGGAGCGGGCTCCATCATGCACTCCTTCGTGCAAAAGCTCCCCTTCGAGAAGAAGGTGAACGTCTACGCCACGAGCGGCGACGTGATGTACGCCGTGATCTCCAGGGCCGTGGACGCCACCTTCGCCTACACGATCATGCAGCCCTTCGTCAAACGGATGTTTCCCAAGGCCGACATGCACTTCGGGCCGGAACTGTGGAGCGTGCCCATCGGCATGATGCTCCACGAGGACAACGTGACCACCCGCGCGGCGCTCAACGAGGCGATGACCCGCTACATGGGCACGAACGGCTACGCCTTCCTGACGCAGAAGTACTTCCGCAAGGACGTGCGCTGCAAGAGCTGA
- the msrA gene encoding peptide-methionine (S)-S-oxide reductase MsrA codes for MTSSSQGGQVQQAILAGGCFWCTEAVMKDVRGVLKVESGYIGGHVPNPSYEAVCTGRTGHAEAVRVTFDPSQVSFKDLLTLFFATHDPTSLNRQGADVGTQYRSAVFPLTPEQERETREVIEGLTAQGVFDQPIVTTIEPAAPFCVAEGYHQDYYARNPRQGYCVAVIAPKVAKLRKEYGDRLRA; via the coding sequence ATGACCTCTTCTTCCCAGGGCGGGCAGGTACAGCAGGCGATTCTGGCGGGCGGGTGCTTCTGGTGTACCGAGGCCGTGATGAAGGACGTGCGCGGGGTGCTGAAGGTGGAGAGCGGCTACATCGGCGGGCACGTGCCCAACCCGAGCTACGAGGCCGTCTGCACGGGCCGGACCGGGCACGCCGAGGCGGTGCGGGTGACGTTCGACCCCTCGCAGGTGAGCTTCAAGGACCTGCTGACGCTCTTTTTCGCCACGCACGACCCCACCAGCCTCAACCGTCAGGGGGCGGATGTGGGCACCCAGTACCGCAGCGCCGTCTTCCCGCTCACGCCCGAGCAGGAGCGAGAGACGCGCGAGGTGATCGAGGGGCTGACGGCGCAGGGCGTGTTCGACCAACCCATCGTGACCACCATCGAACCGGCCGCCCCCTTCTGCGTCGCCGAGGGCTACCACCAGGACTACTACGCCCGCAACCCGCGCCAGGGCTACTGCGTGGCCGTGATCGCCCCCAAGGTCGCCAAGCTGCGCAAGGAGTACGGCGACCGCCTGCGGGCGTAG
- a CDS encoding MOSC domain-containing protein, with amino-acid sequence MRLLSVNVGQPSAMQIGNNAVVTGICKRPVPGRVRVTEEGLDGDRVMNRKHHGGPDQAVYLYTREDYDHWEGALGRSLEPGTFGENLLIGGLESADVPIGERFRVGGVLLEVTACRIPCATLGARMGDLGFVKRFAAARRPGLYTRVLEGGEVGPGDPVTREPAPAGAPTVGEVFDLWFSDPPPRGTLEGYLTYPLGIRLRRAVEELLGGL; translated from the coding sequence ATGCGGCTTCTGAGCGTCAACGTCGGCCAGCCCAGCGCCATGCAGATCGGGAACAACGCGGTCGTCACGGGGATTTGCAAGCGTCCCGTGCCCGGCCGGGTGAGGGTGACGGAAGAGGGCCTGGACGGCGACCGGGTGATGAACCGCAAGCACCACGGCGGCCCCGACCAGGCCGTTTACCTCTACACCCGCGAGGATTACGACCACTGGGAGGGGGCGCTGGGCCGGTCTCTTGAGCCGGGGACCTTCGGCGAGAACCTGCTGATCGGCGGGCTGGAGTCGGCGGACGTGCCCATCGGCGAGAGGTTCCGGGTGGGCGGCGTGCTGCTGGAGGTCACGGCCTGCCGCATCCCCTGCGCCACCCTGGGGGCGCGAATGGGAGACCTGGGCTTCGTCAAGCGCTTTGCGGCGGCCCGCCGCCCCGGCCTCTATACCCGCGTGCTGGAGGGCGGCGAGGTCGGCCCGGGCGACCCCGTGACCCGCGAGCCCGCCCCGGCCGGGGCCCCCACCGTCGGCGAGGTCTTTGACCTATGGTTCAGTGACCCGCCCCCCCGCGGGACGCTGGAAGGCTACCTGACCTACCCGCTGGGCATTCGGCTGCGGCGGGCGGTGGAGGAGTTGCTGGGCGGGCTCTAG